The Geminocystis sp. NIES-3708 genomic sequence TATGATCTTTTTTGGTCTTTTCAGTGCTTATATGATCTATTATGCGACTATGCCAGAATGGCCTATGGGTGATATTGAGTTAGAATTGCTTTTACCCGGTATAAACAGCATTATTCTTATTTCTAGTAGTTTTGTCATGCACAAAGGGCAAAGTTGTATTAGAAATAACGATGCAAAGGGTTTGCAATTATGGTTTACCATCACTGCTATTATGGGTGTTATCTTCTTGGGTGGACAACTTTATGAATATGCTCATACAGGTTTTGGTTTGACAGATAATCTTTTTACCAGTTGTTTTTATGTATTAACTGGTTTTCATGGTTTACACGTTACGGCAGGTTTATTATTCATCTTAGCGGTATTGTGGCGATCAAGAAAAGAAGGTCATTATTCAGCCAGTAAACATTTCGGCGTAGAAGCATCAGAATTATATTGGCACTTTGTGGATGTAATTTGGATTATTTTGTTTATTTTGGTTTATTTATTGCCATTACAGTAATTATTTGGGTAGGGTAAATATTGCCCTACTTAATACACATCAATTATTAGAATAGTTTAGGAGATCTCAACAATAAATCATCTTGATTGTTTCAAAGTTGTTTTAATATATTTCCTGAGAATACTTTTAATACAACTATAATAAAATCATAAGTTCTCCTTAACTGTGGGATGATATAATTGAGAAATAAATTTAAGTTACATGGCATGGCAAAAAAAAAGACTCCTAGTGAAACTAATATCCTGAGTTTACTAACAGAAAATTCCTATTTATTTAAAGGATTAAATCAGGAAGAA encodes the following:
- a CDS encoding heme-copper oxidase subunit III: MQSSTIDSQVTVGYEKDAESHHHGHPDHRMFGLVLFLIAESMIFFGLFSAYMIYYATMPEWPMGDIELELLLPGINSIILISSSFVMHKGQSCIRNNDAKGLQLWFTITAIMGVIFLGGQLYEYAHTGFGLTDNLFTSCFYVLTGFHGLHVTAGLLFILAVLWRSRKEGHYSASKHFGVEASELYWHFVDVIWIILFILVYLLPLQ